A window of the Carassius auratus strain Wakin unplaced genomic scaffold, ASM336829v1 scaf_tig00030572, whole genome shotgun sequence genome harbors these coding sequences:
- the LOC113080267 gene encoding protein THEM6-like, with amino-acid sequence MEDVLLWIVGVLLLLFCSLDVWYYLRVVVVLVRAWFLSPVFDITAEQTASGRVVLHDVDLCHMNNARYLRECDFARFSLYSRNGVFKALRALGATVVVGATTIRYRRPLCIGEAFEIHSRIITWDEKSFYLEQRFVSCKDGMVSAVMFCKQNVLRSSPDKILQHLCKRKVEVPEFPEDLQHWISFISASSKALRGECQLDDKKSK; translated from the exons GGAGGACGTGCTGCTGTGGATTGTGGGTGTGCTGTTACTCCTGTTCTGCAGTCTGGATGTGTGGTATTATTTACGGGTAGTGGTTGTGCTGGTCAGGGCCTGGTTCCTCTCACCCGTATTTGATATCACAGCTGAGCAGACTGCAAGTGGACGAGTGGTTCTCCATGACGTTGACCTTTGCCACATGAATAATGCCCGCTACCTGCGCGAGTGTGACTTTGCCCGTTTCTCTCTTTATTCCCGCAATGGGGTGTTCAAGGCTTTAAGAGCTCTAGGGGCCACCGTGGTCGTTGGGGCAACTACCATCCGCTATAGACGGCCGCTGTGTATCGGTGAGGCGTTTGAGATTCACAGTCGAATCATTACCTGGGACGAGAAGTCATTTTACCTGGAGCAGAGGTTTGTGTCTTGTAAAGATGGGATGGTGTCGGCTGTCATGTTCTGCAAACAGAATGTCCTGCGCAGCAGTCCGGACAAGATCCTGCAACACCTGTGCAAGAGAAAG GTTGAAGTGCCAGAATTTCCTGAAGACCTGCAGCACTGGATCAGTTTCATCTCAGCCAGCAGTAAAGCCCTCCGGGGGGAATGTCAGCTTGATGATAAAAAGAGCAAATGA